One segment of Bradyrhizobium sp. CB2312 DNA contains the following:
- a CDS encoding Glu/Leu/Phe/Val dehydrogenase, translating to MTIYSGPVFEMAADQLTVVADHLNIPMDERDRLLMPKRSITVSCPIRRDDGTIAVFEGYRVQHHLTMGPTKGGTRFSPSVDIGEVAALAIWMTLKCALVGLPYGGAKGGVRVDLTKISRRELEALSRRYMQEMIPFVGPHIDVMAPDMGTDEQVMAWFMDTYSMYRGQTVTEIVTGKPVASGGTVGRREATGRGVAHLAKRVMSQLAIDASNATAVIQGFGNVGSYAAQELHRFGLKVIAVSDHTGALHDSRGLDIPALMRHAGTRGSIAGFSKEMEFDPSQILTLPCDVLVPAAIERVIDAEAAENLTCRILAEGANGPTTPEADLVLQNRKPEIFVLPDILCNSGGVVVSYFEWVQDLQQLFWEEEEVMRREYQLLDRAFERMLARAKAEKISNRIAAMAIAVEKGRTAMNLRGLFP from the coding sequence ATGACGATCTATTCCGGCCCGGTCTTTGAGATGGCTGCAGATCAGCTCACGGTGGTTGCTGATCACCTCAACATTCCTATGGATGAGCGTGACCGCCTGCTGATGCCGAAGCGATCGATCACGGTGTCCTGTCCGATCCGCCGCGATGACGGTACCATCGCGGTCTTCGAAGGCTACCGCGTGCAGCACCATCTCACGATGGGCCCGACGAAGGGCGGCACGCGTTTTTCGCCCTCGGTCGATATCGGCGAAGTGGCCGCTTTGGCGATCTGGATGACCTTGAAGTGCGCGCTGGTCGGGCTGCCCTACGGTGGCGCCAAGGGGGGAGTCAGAGTCGATCTTACGAAGATCTCCAGGCGCGAGCTGGAAGCACTGTCGCGGCGCTACATGCAGGAGATGATACCCTTCGTCGGGCCGCACATTGATGTGATGGCGCCGGACATGGGGACTGACGAACAAGTCATGGCCTGGTTCATGGACACCTATTCGATGTATCGTGGCCAAACAGTCACCGAGATCGTAACCGGTAAACCGGTGGCATCAGGTGGTACGGTCGGCCGTCGAGAAGCTACCGGGCGAGGTGTTGCCCATCTGGCCAAGCGGGTGATGAGCCAACTCGCAATTGATGCAAGCAATGCAACGGCCGTGATCCAGGGCTTCGGCAATGTCGGCTCCTACGCGGCTCAGGAGCTGCACCGCTTCGGCCTGAAAGTTATCGCGGTCAGCGATCATACCGGCGCGCTGCATGATTCTCGCGGTCTCGATATACCGGCGCTGATGCGGCACGCCGGCACTCGTGGAAGCATCGCAGGCTTCTCCAAAGAAATGGAGTTCGATCCGTCTCAAATTCTCACGCTGCCCTGCGACGTGCTCGTGCCGGCTGCCATTGAGCGTGTCATCGACGCAGAGGCCGCAGAGAATCTGACGTGCCGGATCCTTGCTGAGGGCGCCAACGGCCCAACTACGCCGGAAGCGGATCTGGTGCTGCAGAACCGTAAGCCGGAGATTTTTGTCCTCCCTGATATCCTGTGTAATTCCGGCGGCGTGGTGGTCAGCTATTTCGAGTGGGTGCAGGACCTGCAACAGCTCTTCTGGGAGGAAGAAGAGGTTATGCGGCGCGAATACCAGCTCCTCGATCGCGCTTTCGAACGAATGCTCGCGCGCGCGAAAGCCGAGAAGATTTCAAACCGAATCGCGGCCATGGCAATCGCCGTAGAAAAGGGACGAACCGCTATGAATCTGCGCGGACTTTTTCCGTGA
- a CDS encoding 3-hydroxyacyl-CoA dehydrogenase, translating into MTGIKRHFENVTVLGTGVLGSQIAYQTAYSGFPVTAWDISDERLDTAKNSLEQLAAIYEQEVDGAAGGPARAALARIDYTTDLAEAARYADLVIECVTEKLALKREVYVQLGRVAPQGTIFASNSSMLLPSELADSTGRPDRFLAMHFANQIWKHNTAEIMGHAGTDPDIYQAVVGFARQIGMEPIEVHKEQRGYVLNSLLTPWMDAAEYLLMDGVAEPATIDKTWRIASGMPQGPCEVMDMIGLATIYNVNTVSGNEKSRAAGAWLKQHYIDQGKLGRTSGEGFYKYTDQRATGEAG; encoded by the coding sequence ATGACGGGCATCAAACGCCACTTCGAAAACGTAACCGTCCTGGGGACGGGTGTGCTCGGCTCCCAGATCGCCTACCAGACTGCCTATTCCGGTTTTCCGGTCACCGCCTGGGACATCAGCGATGAGCGGCTCGACACTGCTAAGAACAGCTTGGAGCAGCTTGCCGCGATTTACGAGCAAGAGGTGGACGGCGCTGCCGGTGGGCCGGCGCGCGCCGCACTGGCACGGATCGACTACACGACCGACCTCGCGGAAGCGGCGCGCTACGCCGACCTGGTCATCGAGTGCGTCACGGAGAAGCTGGCCCTCAAGCGCGAGGTGTACGTCCAGCTTGGACGCGTCGCGCCCCAGGGGACGATCTTCGCCAGCAACAGCTCGATGCTGCTGCCGAGCGAGCTTGCGGACTCGACCGGCCGGCCGGACCGCTTTCTGGCGATGCATTTCGCGAACCAGATCTGGAAGCACAACACCGCCGAGATCATGGGGCACGCCGGCACCGATCCCGACATTTACCAGGCCGTCGTCGGCTTCGCGCGACAAATCGGGATGGAGCCGATCGAGGTTCACAAGGAACAGCGCGGCTACGTCCTCAACTCGCTTTTGACCCCGTGGATGGACGCGGCCGAGTACCTGCTGATGGATGGCGTCGCCGAGCCCGCGACGATCGACAAGACCTGGCGCATCGCCAGCGGCATGCCGCAGGGCCCGTGCGAGGTCATGGACATGATCGGGCTGGCTACCATCTACAACGTCAACACCGTTTCGGGCAACGAGAAGAGCCGTGCTGCCGGCGCGTGGCTCAAGCAACACTACATCGACCAGGGCAAGCTGGGCCGCACATCCGGCGAAGGCTTCTACAAGTACACCGACCAGAGAGCGACTGGCGAAGCCGGTTGA